The following proteins are co-located in the Vigna angularis cultivar LongXiaoDou No.4 chromosome 2, ASM1680809v1, whole genome shotgun sequence genome:
- the LOC108326826 gene encoding nascent polypeptide-associated complex subunit alpha-like protein 1: MTAQTQEELLAQHLEQQKIHHDEPVVEDDDDEEDEDDEDEEDDDHGEGLEGDASGRSKQTRSEKKSRKAMLKLGMKPVAGVSRVTVKKSKNILFVISKPDVFKSPTSDTYIIFGEAKIEDLSSQLQTQAAEQFKAPNVSNVGLKPESSAIAQDDEEVDEAGVDPKDIELVMTQAGVSRPKAVKALKAAGGDIVAAIMELTN, translated from the exons ATGACGGCTCAAACTCAAGAGGAGCTTCTAGCCCAACACCTCGAACAGCAAAAGATCCAT CATGATGAGCCTGTAGTtgaggatgatgatgacgaGGAAGATGAAGACGACGAAGACGAAGAGGATGATGATCATGGTGAAG GACTAGAAGGTGATGCATCTGGTAGGTCCAAGCAAACCAGAAGTGAAAAGAAGAGTCGCAAGGCAATGCTCAAACTTGGAATGAAACCTGTCGCTGGTGTCAGCCGAGTGACAGTAAAGAAAAGCAAGAAT aTCCTGTTTGTTATTTCAAAGCCAGACGTTTTCAAGAGTCCAACTTCTGATACATACATTATATTTGGGGAAGCTAAGATTGAAGACTTGAGCTCACAGCTACAGACTCAGGCAGCAGAGCAATTCAAGGCTCCTAATGTAAGCAATGTTGGATTGAAGCCTGAATCCTCTGCTATAGCTCAAGATGATGAGGAAGTGGATGAGGCTGGTGTAGATCCCAAGGATATAGAGCTGGTGATGACTCAAGCTGGTGTGTCAAGACCTAAAGCTGTTAAAGCACTCAAGGCAGCCGGTGGTGACATTGTTGCTGCCATTATGGAGCTAACTAATTA
- the LOC108328886 gene encoding nascent polypeptide-associated complex subunit alpha-like protein 1 → MTAQTQEDLLAALLEQEKIHDDEPLVEDDDDEEDDDEVEDDDNAEGLEGDASGRSKQTRSEKKSRKAMLKLGMKPVTGVSRVTVKKSKNILFVISKPDVFKSPTSDTYIIFGEAKIEDLSSQLQTQAAEQFKAPNVSNVGLKPETSATAQDDEDVDESGVDPKDIELVMTQAGVVRSRALKSLKAANGDIVAAIMELTN, encoded by the exons ATGACAGCTCAGACTCAAGAAGATCTTCTTGCGGCTCTCCTCGAACAGGAAAAGATCCAT GATGATGAGCCTTTAGTCGAAGACGATGATGATGAGGAAGATGACGACGAAGTCGAGGATGATGACAATGCTGAAG GTCTAGAGGGTGATGCATCTGGTAGATCCAAGCAGACCAGAAGTGAAAAGAAGAGTCGCAAGGCAATGCTCAAACTTGGAATGAAACCTGTCACAGGTGTCAGTCGTGTGACTGTCAAGAAGAGCAAGAAT atCCTTTTTGTTATCTCAAAACCGGATGTTTTCAAAAGTCCAACATCTGACACATACATTATATTCGGCGAAGCAAAGATTGAAGACTTGAGTTCACAGCTACAGACTCAGGCAGCAGAACAATTCAAGGCTCCTAATGTGAGCAATGTAGGACTGAAGCCAGAAACCTCTGCTACtgctcaagatgatgaagatgtgGACGAGTCTGGTGTAGATCCCAAGGATATTGAGTTAGTGATGACTCAAGCCGGTGTGGTAAGATCAAGAGCTCTTAAGTCCCTCAAAGCTGCCAATGGCGATATTGTTGCTGCCATTATGGAGCTAACTAATTGA